The following coding sequences lie in one Apium graveolens cultivar Ventura chromosome 3, ASM990537v1, whole genome shotgun sequence genomic window:
- the LOC141710564 gene encoding uncharacterized protein LOC141710564, whose translation MAEKLAPEKRHTFFHGSQKVFEWDQTLEEVNLYINLPPNVFSKLFYCKIQSKHVEIGIKGSPPYLNHDLFSNVKTDSSFWTIEDDIMHVTLQKRDKGQTWPSLIEGQGQLDPIAADNEQKRLMLQRFQEENPGFDFSQAQFSGNCPNPRTFMGGIKLD comes from the exons ATGGCAGAAAAATTGGCACCTGAGAAACGACACACTTTCTTTCACGGCA GTCAGAAGGTTTTTGAATGGGATCAAACActtgaagaagtgaatttgtaTATTAATTTGCCTCCTAATGTGTTTTCCAAGCTGTTTTATTGCAAGATTCAGTCTAAACATGTTGAAATTGGAATTAAAGGCAGCCCACCTTATCTCAAT CATGATTTGTTTTCGAATGTAAAGACAGATTCTTCATTTTGGACTATTG AGGATGATATAATGCATGTCACATTGCAGAAGAGGGATAAAGGTCAGACTTGGCCTTCTCTGATAGAGGGTCAAGGTCAGCTTGATCCTATTGCAGCTGATAATGAGCAAAAGCGACTCATGCTTCAGAGGTTTCAGGAAGAG AACCCCGGATTTGACTTCTCACAGGCTCAATTTTCAGGGAACTGTCCTAATCCAAGGACATTTATGGGCGGAATCAAGTTAGATTGA